A genomic window from Ignavibacteriota bacterium includes:
- a CDS encoding phosphate ABC transporter substrate-binding protein: MKNIIITLIIALTTFGFMQQGETITVKGSDTMVILAQRWAEIYMSKHPGVTIQVTGGGSGTGISGLINGTTDICNASRPMKKSEKEKLKQRYNTLGVEIKAAKDGIALYVHESNPVKELSLEQIRDIYKGNITNWKQVGGNDAKIILYSRENNSGTYVYFKDNVLNGDDFAPSAQNMPGTAAVVNAIAKDKNGIGYGGAAYGKGIRFLKVKEDANSQAYEPTEENVKSDKYPISRYLYMYLRSKPTGALKEYIDWTLSKEGQEIVNKVGYFPVK, from the coding sequence ATGAAAAACATCATCATCACACTCATCATCGCTCTTACAACATTTGGCTTCATGCAACAGGGCGAAACGATTACCGTGAAAGGTTCAGACACGATGGTCATTCTCGCTCAACGATGGGCGGAGATTTACATGTCGAAACATCCGGGCGTAACGATACAAGTTACAGGCGGCGGTTCGGGAACGGGAATCTCCGGACTCATCAACGGCACAACCGATATTTGCAACGCATCACGTCCGATGAAAAAATCAGAAAAAGAAAAACTCAAACAACGGTACAACACACTCGGCGTTGAAATCAAAGCGGCGAAAGATGGCATTGCATTGTACGTTCACGAATCAAATCCTGTAAAAGAATTATCGCTCGAACAAATTCGGGATATTTATAAGGGCAATATCACCAATTGGAAACAAGTTGGCGGGAACGATGCAAAGATTATTTTATACAGCCGTGAGAACAACTCAGGCACGTATGTCTATTTCAAAGATAATGTTTTGAACGGAGACGACTTTGCACCGAGCGCGCAGAACATGCCCGGCACCGCCGCAGTGGTAAACGCAATCGCAAAAGATAAAAACGGCATCGGCTACGGCGGCGCGGCATACGGCAAAGGAATCAGATTCCTCAAAGTGAAAGAAGATGCAAACTCCCAAGCCTACGAACCGACAGAAGAGAACGTGAAGAGTGATAAATATCCCATCTCACGTTACCTCTACATGTATCTCCGTAGCAAACCTACAGGAGCGCTGAAGGAATACATTGATTGGACTCTCAGCAAAGAAGGACAAGAGATTGTAAATAAGGTTGGATATTTTCCGGTGAAGTGA
- a CDS encoding porin: MKTFLLFLIFLTLSTPLFSQDTTNIATDDELGEVKGALDGMNETMLEMKTTLDALKKIKVSGYIQAQFQIADTAGAKSFAGGDFPAFSDSRFQVRRGRVKVNYDNDLTQAVLQIDVTQGGVGIKDAYVSIKEPWLRTIGLTAGVFDRPFGFEISYSSSSRETPERSRMYQTLFPGERELGAKIEVAPELGSLSYFNLKAGIFNGVQPNANENDNNKDFIGRLGFTLPFEEENLAIDGGFSLYSGKVLSNNSKVYEFDNSSATKSYKLHSATSDSLNAFGRTYYGFDVQTYYDLPVLGGMSLRGEYITGKQPGTSSSSQFYNPATSTSALYLRNFSGWYLNYIQNIGLQHQFMLKYDVYDPNSDVEGNDIGASGSNLTSGDVKFSTLGLGWIYHWDQNVKFVLYYDMVSNEKINSSATGSLSSFKDDVKDNVFTLRAQYKF; the protein is encoded by the coding sequence ATGAAAACATTTTTACTATTCTTGATATTTCTCACTCTTTCAACTCCACTCTTTTCCCAGGACACAACCAACATCGCCACCGATGATGAACTTGGCGAAGTCAAGGGGGCACTCGATGGCATGAACGAAACCATGCTCGAAATGAAAACAACGCTCGATGCGTTGAAGAAAATCAAAGTGTCGGGGTACATTCAGGCACAATTTCAAATTGCTGATACGGCAGGAGCCAAATCATTTGCGGGCGGTGATTTCCCTGCCTTCAGCGATTCACGTTTTCAAGTCCGTCGAGGACGAGTCAAAGTCAATTACGATAACGACCTCACGCAAGCAGTGTTACAAATTGATGTAACGCAAGGCGGCGTCGGGATTAAAGACGCGTACGTTTCAATCAAAGAGCCGTGGTTGAGAACAATTGGTTTGACTGCCGGAGTTTTTGATAGACCGTTTGGATTTGAAATTTCCTATTCATCCTCAAGTCGCGAAACGCCGGAGCGTTCACGAATGTATCAGACACTCTTCCCGGGCGAGCGAGAACTCGGAGCAAAAATAGAAGTCGCACCGGAATTAGGTTCGCTCAGTTACTTCAATTTGAAAGCAGGAATTTTCAACGGCGTTCAACCCAACGCGAATGAAAATGATAACAACAAAGATTTCATTGGACGACTTGGTTTCACGCTTCCGTTTGAAGAAGAAAATCTTGCAATTGATGGCGGCTTCTCTCTCTATTCAGGAAAAGTGTTGAGCAATAACTCGAAAGTGTACGAGTTCGATAACTCTTCGGCAACAAAATCATACAAACTCCATTCTGCAACTTCAGATTCACTCAATGCCTTTGGCAGAACATACTATGGATTCGACGTACAAACGTATTATGATTTACCTGTGCTTGGCGGAATGTCGCTTCGTGGCGAATACATAACAGGTAAACAACCCGGGACTTCTTCATCGAGTCAGTTTTATAATCCGGCAACTTCCACAAGTGCATTATACCTGAGAAACTTTTCCGGCTGGTACCTCAATTACATTCAGAACATTGGCTTGCAACACCAATTTATGTTAAAATACGATGTCTATGACCCGAACTCCGACGTTGAAGGAAACGACATTGGTGCAAGCGGAAGCAATCTCACCTCCGGCGATGTAAAATTCAGTACGCTTGGTTTGGGTTGGATTTATCATTGGGACCAGAACGTGAAATTTGTTCTCTACTACGACATGGTCTCGAACGAAAAAATAAACTCGTCAGCAACAGGTTCTCTCTCCTCGTTCAAAGATGATGTGAAAGATAACGTGTTTACTCTCAGAGCGCAGTATAAATTTTAA